Proteins encoded by one window of Paenibacillus sp. DCT19:
- a CDS encoding ABC transporter ATP-binding protein has translation MDVLRQLQTFFWEKRSYLFVSILFLAIATALGLVYPNLLRILIDNVIIPRNFEDVPILALTVLGVVILKAGMQFLHGFFGGRLGNFLAYRLRNACYEKLQFLSFRYYDTAKTGDLMSRLTGDLEAIRNFIGFGFAQILNMVLMVVFGAIMMMTMSWQLTLYTLICIPLLAFVALRFESRIHPAFQEMRLALSSLTTAVQENITGVRTVKSFAREPYEVEKFSTRNERYKTNQIHAATLWSHYFPIMEILASVSVVLLLVIGGRMVIQQTLTLGELVAFFSLIWYIIGPMWNLGFHINNYTQSKASGERVLELLNTPVDVQETEDPLIMEADHVKGHVTFESVTFAYGNKMAAVTDINFDAPPGTVIGFLGGTGSGKSTIIQLLMRAYNVNSGTIKLDGKNIKDIGIRSLRSQIASVFQETFLFSSSIRNNISYGLKNVTMDEIIRAAKLAKAHDFIMEFPEGYDTVVGERGMGLSGGQKQRIAIARALLKNPKILVLDDATSAVDMETEHEIQSGFQEVMRGRTTFIIAHRISSLRHADEILVLDEGRVVQRGKHKDLIEVPGPYQDVYKIQYADYIARGKREAGSR, from the coding sequence ATGGATGTTCTCAGGCAACTGCAAACCTTTTTTTGGGAAAAGCGATCGTATTTATTTGTATCAATCTTGTTCCTCGCCATAGCGACTGCACTCGGGCTTGTATATCCGAACCTGCTAAGGATTTTGATTGATAACGTAATTATACCGCGAAATTTTGAAGACGTTCCCATACTTGCTTTGACAGTGTTAGGTGTTGTTATTTTAAAAGCGGGCATGCAATTTTTACACGGTTTCTTTGGAGGCCGACTGGGTAACTTTTTGGCATACCGGCTTCGTAATGCTTGTTATGAAAAGCTTCAATTTTTATCCTTCCGTTATTATGACACGGCCAAAACGGGAGATCTGATGTCCCGCCTCACGGGAGATTTGGAAGCGATCCGGAACTTTATCGGGTTTGGCTTCGCCCAGATTCTCAACATGGTATTAATGGTCGTATTCGGCGCAATTATGATGATGACGATGAGTTGGCAGCTTACCCTGTATACACTCATTTGTATTCCTCTACTTGCCTTCGTTGCGCTAAGATTCGAATCCCGAATTCACCCTGCGTTCCAGGAAATGCGACTCGCGCTGAGTTCACTCACGACAGCCGTACAGGAGAATATCACAGGCGTGCGTACGGTTAAATCTTTTGCTCGTGAGCCTTATGAAGTGGAGAAGTTCTCTACACGCAACGAACGTTACAAAACGAATCAGATTCATGCAGCAACCTTATGGAGTCATTATTTTCCGATCATGGAGATCCTTGCTTCTGTAAGTGTGGTCTTGCTCTTGGTCATCGGTGGCAGAATGGTTATTCAGCAAACGCTAACACTTGGTGAACTCGTTGCCTTTTTCAGTTTGATCTGGTACATAATTGGACCAATGTGGAACCTCGGTTTCCATATCAACAACTATACTCAATCAAAAGCTTCGGGTGAACGCGTACTAGAACTATTGAATACGCCAGTAGATGTACAAGAAACAGAAGATCCACTTATTATGGAGGCAGATCATGTTAAAGGACATGTAACCTTCGAGTCAGTAACCTTTGCGTATGGCAACAAGATGGCAGCTGTGACAGATATTAACTTTGATGCACCTCCTGGAACAGTCATCGGTTTCCTTGGCGGAACAGGGTCAGGAAAATCGACGATTATTCAGCTCCTGATGCGTGCGTACAACGTGAACTCGGGCACGATTAAGCTGGATGGAAAAAATATTAAAGACATCGGTATTCGTAGTTTACGTAGTCAGATCGCTTCAGTTTTTCAGGAGACGTTCCTGTTCTCCTCAAGCATTCGTAACAATATTTCCTACGGTTTGAAAAATGTAACGATGGATGAAATTATTCGGGCAGCGAAGCTGGCCAAAGCACATGATTTCATTATGGAGTTCCCGGAAGGGTATGACACGGTTGTCGGTGAGCGCGGAATGGGTCTTTCAGGTGGTCAGAAACAGCGGATTGCGATCGCAAGAGCTTTGTTGAAAAACCCGAAAATTCTAGTGCTTGATGATGCAACCAGTGCGGTAGATATGGAAACCGAGCATGAGATTCAATCCGGCTTCCAAGAGGTCATGCGTGGTAGAACGACATTTATTATTGCCCACCGGATATCTTCTCTACGACATGCAGATGAGATTCTGGTGCTCGATGAAGGGCGTGTCGTGCAGCGCGGGAAACACAAAGACCTTATTGAAGTACCTGGACCATATCAGGATGTTTATAAAATTCAATATGCAGATTACATTGCCCGCGGTAAGCGGGAGGCTGGGAGCAGGTGA
- the nth gene encoding endonuclease III, with amino-acid sequence MNAATVRHILDTMESMFPDAHCELNHSNAFELTVAVLLSAQCTDETVNKVTADLFQKYTSPADYLAVPLEELEQDIRRIGLYRNKAKHIQNMCRILIEQYGGDVPQEHDQLVTLPGVGRKTANVVVSNAFGVPAIAVDTHVERVSKRLGLAGWDDSVLEVEKKLMKRVPRDEWTLTHHRIIFFGRYHCKAQNPACQICPLLDICREGKKRMKTSQIRKDKERSSTPKRKIN; translated from the coding sequence ATGAATGCAGCGACAGTTAGGCACATACTCGATACGATGGAATCGATGTTTCCTGATGCACATTGCGAATTAAATCACAGCAATGCGTTTGAATTGACGGTAGCTGTCCTATTGTCGGCCCAATGCACCGACGAAACAGTAAACAAGGTAACCGCAGACTTGTTTCAAAAGTATACGAGCCCTGCTGATTATCTGGCGGTTCCTCTAGAGGAATTGGAACAGGATATTCGGCGAATCGGTCTGTATCGAAACAAGGCCAAGCATATCCAGAACATGTGCCGTATTTTAATAGAGCAGTATGGCGGTGATGTACCGCAGGAACATGATCAGCTTGTGACGCTACCAGGGGTCGGACGGAAAACCGCGAACGTTGTTGTTTCTAATGCGTTTGGCGTTCCTGCCATTGCGGTGGATACGCATGTAGAACGTGTGTCCAAGCGGCTAGGACTAGCTGGTTGGGATGACTCTGTTCTTGAAGTCGAGAAAAAATTGATGAAGCGCGTACCCCGAGATGAATGGACGTTGACCCATCACCGGATCATTTTTTTTGGACGTTACCATTGTAAGGCCCAGAACCCAGCGTGCCAGATCTGCCCTCTGCTGGATATATGCAGAGAAGGGAAAAAGCGTATGAAAACGTCCCAAATCAGGAAAGATAAGGAACGTAGCAGTACCCCAAAACGAAAAATAAATTAA
- a CDS encoding dynamin family protein, which produces MTKTDYPVEMAKPLLPLREAMEQTRDHTAVQAITDLIRKAEMKQLTIAFCGHFSAGKSSLINSLCGKRVLPSSPVPTSANVVSIRNGAPRAIIHMTNDESADNASGANSTLEVSPEQLEAYCKNGGAYRSIEVWDDIPLLKNGAVLLDTPGVDSTDRGHGLATHSALHLADVVFYVMDYNHVQSESNLSFAKSLSDWGKPLFLIVNQIDKHREKELSFDTYVEGVETIFNAWEVRYDGLLFTSLRDKDHRYNQWKQIPELIEHMLEHKEGLIQHSLLSSASHVTEQHLERRAEEREEEEASLLEEIGGQEGLQRLEHELAAIQQQEAELRSKPSWEREKFRAELEPLLANANLTPADIRTSAGAFLESRKPGFRVGLLFSGGKTEHEKQRRATELAGLLKDQVQGQVEVHIRTMLRKLGESHQLWGADWEQALNAELPVIDETLLEMKRSASAELSPEYILQYSKELRGEIEARYRKSAMMLVDRMLEALSAQGEAALQALDASRTALLAQSAAATRYTALQRAAAAEAAGLRSLLPPAGSLPSGLLPEVRSPQVPAHEPPSEAPGSHTGTTPVAAQPQATPPRTAAAAQGHPAAGAERRRRLDAAAARLEAAAAVVEPYPAMRSAVRDLRARAASLAGGTFTLALFGAFSAGKSSFANALLGEAILPVSPHPTTAAINRIMAPSGGAEHGTARVRMKTRNAFQEDLAYSFRLLGLGEPGADWQKRVQSLSPQDVHPAGRPHYSFLQAAAAGWEDTADQLGQDVLVDLAGYRNFVANERKSCFVDSIDLYYSCAVTEQGIVLVDTPGADSVNARHTGVTFNYMKNADALIFVTYYNHAFSQGDRQFLNQLGRVKDNSAMDQMFFVVNASDLSSSEEELEQVLDHVSTQLRTNGIRSPRLFPVSSLLAMDGKSTGNEELLQQSGFTRFEEEFNRFAGRELADLAVHGAAEELNRVVQRLKQRAEDAVQGEEVLEQRRLELNAIMDQSVGRIRTLSERSMKEELTQETGELLFHVRQRLGYRLGTFMAEAFHPSVLREDRGQLKSAFAACGRELLRMIAVELEQELLATTLRLEQTGQTWLQKQITDCIEELKRLSEGMDLSLSFNEEWTTPVLEEIRLEEPSGWKTYQSYLRNPKQFFEGGGRQRLQEVLEPVIKQMVADVLPPAQQKLIEFYDVQLQQSLQHQSRQLEERLQEAVNALNETLTSGILADEWNALSLQIQQFVHE; this is translated from the coding sequence ATGACGAAAACAGATTATCCAGTAGAGATGGCTAAACCTCTGCTTCCACTGCGAGAGGCAATGGAGCAGACGAGAGACCATACGGCAGTACAGGCTATAACAGATCTGATCCGCAAAGCGGAAATGAAACAGTTAACCATTGCATTCTGCGGTCACTTCTCAGCCGGTAAGTCTAGTCTGATTAATAGTTTGTGTGGTAAACGGGTACTGCCTTCAAGTCCTGTGCCTACAAGTGCTAACGTCGTATCGATCCGTAATGGGGCTCCACGAGCGATTATTCATATGACGAATGACGAAAGCGCTGACAATGCATCAGGTGCTAACAGTACGCTGGAGGTTTCCCCTGAGCAGTTAGAAGCATATTGCAAGAATGGTGGCGCATACCGTTCGATTGAAGTGTGGGATGATATTCCCTTGCTGAAAAATGGTGCAGTACTGTTAGATACACCCGGTGTGGATTCAACAGATCGAGGTCATGGATTGGCAACACATTCAGCACTTCATTTAGCTGACGTTGTGTTCTATGTAATGGATTATAATCATGTGCAGTCAGAGAGTAACCTGTCATTTGCTAAAAGTTTGTCGGATTGGGGCAAACCGCTGTTCCTGATCGTGAATCAGATTGATAAGCATCGAGAAAAAGAGCTTTCGTTTGATACGTATGTTGAGGGTGTTGAAACGATCTTTAATGCTTGGGAAGTTCGATATGATGGGTTATTGTTCACATCACTTCGAGATAAGGATCACCGCTACAACCAGTGGAAGCAGATTCCTGAGCTTATTGAACATATGTTGGAACATAAAGAGGGACTGATCCAGCATAGTTTGTTGAGTTCCGCGAGTCATGTGACAGAACAACATTTAGAGCGGCGAGCGGAAGAACGAGAAGAGGAAGAAGCGAGTCTGCTTGAGGAAATCGGTGGGCAGGAAGGTTTGCAGCGATTGGAGCATGAGCTAGCGGCAATTCAGCAGCAAGAAGCTGAGCTTCGTTCCAAGCCGTCATGGGAACGAGAGAAGTTTCGGGCAGAGCTTGAACCGCTTCTGGCTAATGCTAATCTCACGCCAGCGGATATCCGTACGTCGGCAGGTGCATTTCTGGAAAGCCGCAAACCTGGATTCCGGGTAGGGCTCCTATTTTCGGGTGGCAAAACAGAGCATGAGAAACAACGCCGAGCGACGGAGCTTGCTGGCTTGCTGAAAGATCAAGTTCAGGGACAAGTGGAGGTTCATATCCGCACGATGCTTAGAAAGCTGGGTGAATCTCATCAGCTCTGGGGAGCTGATTGGGAGCAGGCGCTGAATGCGGAGCTTCCTGTTATAGATGAAACTTTGCTAGAGATGAAACGAAGTGCCAGTGCAGAGCTGTCTCCTGAGTATATACTTCAATATAGCAAAGAGTTGCGAGGCGAGATTGAGGCTCGCTACCGCAAGTCGGCCATGATGCTGGTCGACCGCATGCTTGAAGCGCTGAGCGCGCAAGGCGAAGCCGCGCTTCAAGCGCTGGACGCCAGCCGCACAGCGTTGCTGGCGCAATCCGCTGCGGCGACGCGCTACACTGCGCTCCAGCGCGCCGCCGCAGCGGAGGCAGCAGGGCTGCGCAGCCTGCTGCCTCCTGCGGGCTCCCTCCCCTCCGGGCTATTGCCGGAGGTGCGGAGCCCGCAAGTGCCCGCGCACGAGCCGCCGAGCGAAGCTCCCGGCTCGCACACGGGCACCACGCCTGTGGCTGCGCAGCCACAGGCAACGCCGCCGCGCACAGCAGCAGCGGCGCAAGGGCACCCGGCGGCTGGCGCTGAGCGTCGCCGGCGCCTGGACGCAGCGGCGGCACGGCTGGAAGCCGCCGCTGCGGTGGTGGAGCCGTACCCCGCCATGAGGTCGGCGGTACGGGATTTACGTGCACGCGCGGCTTCGCTTGCCGGCGGCACGTTTACACTCGCGCTGTTCGGTGCGTTCAGCGCGGGTAAGTCCTCCTTCGCCAACGCTTTGCTCGGCGAAGCTATCTTACCGGTCTCGCCGCACCCAACAACAGCGGCGATTAACCGCATTATGGCTCCGTCCGGTGGAGCGGAGCATGGCACTGCCCGAGTCCGGATGAAGACTCGGAATGCCTTCCAAGAGGATCTGGCATATTCGTTCCGCTTGCTTGGCTTAGGTGAACCGGGAGCAGATTGGCAGAAGCGCGTCCAATCTCTGTCGCCTCAAGATGTACATCCAGCAGGAAGACCGCATTATAGCTTTTTACAAGCGGCTGCGGCTGGTTGGGAGGATACAGCGGATCAATTGGGTCAAGATGTGTTAGTTGATCTGGCTGGTTATCGTAACTTTGTGGCGAATGAACGGAAGTCCTGCTTTGTTGATAGCATCGACCTCTACTATAGTTGTGCAGTTACGGAGCAAGGCATTGTCCTGGTGGATACGCCGGGAGCTGACTCGGTGAATGCCCGTCATACCGGAGTAACGTTTAATTATATGAAGAATGCAGATGCGCTTATATTTGTAACGTATTATAACCATGCCTTTTCACAAGGAGATCGACAATTCCTGAACCAATTAGGCCGGGTGAAGGACAACTCCGCTATGGATCAGATGTTCTTCGTTGTGAATGCGAGTGATCTTTCTTCGTCAGAAGAGGAATTGGAACAGGTTCTGGATCATGTGAGCACCCAGCTTCGAACAAACGGAATTCGTTCACCTCGATTATTCCCGGTGTCTAGCTTGCTTGCGATGGATGGCAAGAGTACGGGCAATGAAGAGCTGCTTCAGCAATCAGGTTTCACGCGGTTTGAAGAAGAATTTAATCGTTTTGCTGGTAGAGAGCTTGCCGATCTTGCTGTTCACGGAGCAGCGGAAGAGTTGAACCGTGTGGTGCAGCGCTTGAAGCAGAGAGCAGAGGATGCGGTACAAGGTGAAGAGGTATTAGAGCAGCGTCGTCTGGAGCTGAATGCCATCATGGATCAATCCGTTGGTCGTATACGCACCCTCTCTGAACGTTCTATGAAAGAGGAGCTGACACAAGAGACAGGTGAATTGCTCTTCCATGTCAGACAGCGACTCGGATATCGACTGGGTACATTTATGGCTGAGGCATTCCATCCCTCTGTACTACGAGAAGATCGTGGTCAGTTGAAAAGTGCCTTTGCCGCATGTGGACGTGAGCTGTTGCGCATGATCGCGGTTGAGCTTGAACAGGAACTGCTCGCAACGACACTGCGATTAGAACAGACAGGTCAGACATGGCTGCAGAAGCAGATTACGGATTGCATCGAGGAACTCAAACGCCTATCTGAGGGGATGGATCTATCCTTATCCTTTAATGAAGAATGGACGACACCGGTTCTTGAAGAGATTCGATTAGAGGAGCCATCCGGCTGGAAAACCTATCAGAGTTATTTACGCAATCCGAAGCAGTTCTTCGAAGGAGGCGGACGTCAGCGACTGCAAGAAGTGCTGGAGCCTGTCATCAAACAAATGGTTGCTGATGTGTTACCTCCTGCGCAACAAAAGCTTATTGAATTCTATGATGTGCAGCTTCAGCAGTCGTTACAGCATCAATCCAGACAGTTGGAGGAGAGACTACAAGAAGCAGTAAACGCGTTGAACGAAACGTTGACTAGCGGCATACTCGCAGACGAATGGAATGCTCTTTCCCTACAAATACAGCAATTCGTACACGAATAA